A single window of Achromobacter xylosoxidans DNA harbors:
- a CDS encoding aspartyl/asparaginyl beta-hydroxylase domain-containing protein yields MQPADTRPSSQPSVYSRVFFRFIDWLRHRIARASLVGDHPIFQNRQFPWIARLEAQAPAIRAELMALLAEREQLPSFHELSPDVGMITSDDQWKTFVFMGYGLRSDRNLARCPATARALREIPGLRTAFYSILEPGKRIPLHTGPYNGVLRLHLGLVVPEPAERCWIEVGGERYHWKEGEAVVFDDLYPHQVHNDTDGTRAVLFIDFERPCRAPIRWLNRLVLMAAPFTDEIRRGKANHDAWERNYYRNKTGSD; encoded by the coding sequence GTGCAACCTGCCGATACGCGTCCATCCAGCCAGCCCAGTGTCTATTCCCGCGTCTTCTTCCGTTTCATCGACTGGCTGCGCCACCGCATCGCGCGAGCCTCCCTGGTGGGGGACCACCCGATCTTCCAGAACCGCCAGTTCCCCTGGATCGCCCGCCTCGAGGCGCAGGCGCCCGCGATCCGCGCCGAGCTGATGGCCCTGCTGGCCGAGCGCGAGCAGTTGCCGTCCTTCCATGAACTGTCCCCGGATGTCGGAATGATCACTTCCGACGACCAGTGGAAGACTTTCGTCTTCATGGGCTACGGCCTGCGCTCGGACCGCAACCTGGCGCGCTGCCCGGCCACCGCCCGGGCGCTGCGCGAGATTCCGGGCCTGCGCACCGCCTTCTATTCGATCCTGGAGCCGGGCAAGCGCATTCCCCTGCACACCGGCCCCTACAATGGGGTGCTGCGCCTGCACCTGGGCCTCGTGGTGCCCGAGCCGGCCGAGCGCTGCTGGATCGAGGTGGGCGGCGAGCGCTACCACTGGAAGGAGGGCGAGGCCGTGGTGTTCGACGACCTCTATCCGCACCAGGTGCATAACGACACGGACGGCACCCGCGCGGTGCTGTTCATCGACTTCGAGCGTCCCTGTCGGGCGCCGATCCGTTGGCTGAACCGGCTGGTGCTGATGGCGGCGCCCTTCACCGACGAGATCCGGCGCGGCAAGGCCAACCACGACGCCTGGGAACGCAACTACTATCGGAATAAAACGGGGTCGGATTAA
- a CDS encoding NAD-dependent succinate-semialdehyde dehydrogenase has protein sequence MYEQLALYIDGEFVAGEGRRTQDVINPATLEVLGQLPHATEADLDRALAAAQRAFESWKKSSPMDRSAILRKVATLSRERAKEIGRNMTLDQGKPLAEAIGEVTSCAEHADWHAEECRRIYGRVIPPRNPDVRQIVVREPIGVCAAFTPWNFPYNQAIRKIAAALGAGCTVVLKGPEDSPSAVMAIARMFHDAGLPKGCLNIVWGEPAKISDYLIRSPIVRKVSFTGSVPVGKQLAALAGAHMKRVTMELGGHSPVLVFDDADIDRAATMLAKFKVRNAGQVCVSPTRFYVQNGAYEQFLARFSDVLKNIKVGDGLEAGTDMGPLAHERRVPAMSAFIDDAKKHGGKVVVGGGPLDRKGFFFAPTVVTDLPDNSMLMTEEPFGPVAPVVRFTDTDEVLARANSLPFGLSSYVFTNSLQTATKVSNGLEAGMVNINHFGSALAETPFGGIKDSGIGSEGGLETFDGYLVTKFITHI, from the coding sequence ATGTATGAACAGTTGGCGCTGTATATCGACGGCGAATTCGTCGCCGGCGAGGGCAGGCGCACCCAGGACGTCATCAACCCGGCCACGCTGGAAGTGCTCGGCCAGCTGCCTCACGCCACCGAAGCGGATCTGGACCGTGCGCTAGCCGCCGCCCAGCGCGCGTTCGAATCCTGGAAGAAGTCTTCTCCCATGGATCGTTCGGCCATCCTGCGCAAGGTCGCCACCCTGTCGCGCGAGCGCGCCAAGGAAATCGGCCGCAACATGACGCTGGACCAGGGCAAGCCGCTGGCCGAGGCCATCGGCGAAGTCACCTCCTGCGCCGAGCACGCCGACTGGCACGCCGAGGAATGCCGCCGCATCTACGGCCGCGTGATCCCGCCGCGCAACCCGGACGTGCGCCAGATCGTGGTGCGCGAGCCGATCGGCGTCTGCGCCGCCTTCACGCCCTGGAACTTCCCTTACAACCAGGCCATCCGCAAGATCGCCGCCGCCCTCGGCGCCGGCTGCACGGTAGTGCTGAAGGGTCCGGAAGACTCGCCCAGCGCCGTCATGGCGATCGCCCGCATGTTTCACGACGCCGGCCTGCCCAAGGGCTGCCTGAACATCGTCTGGGGCGAACCGGCCAAGATTTCCGACTACCTGATCCGTTCGCCGATCGTGCGCAAGGTGTCGTTCACCGGTTCCGTGCCGGTGGGCAAGCAGCTGGCCGCGCTGGCCGGCGCGCACATGAAGCGCGTCACCATGGAACTGGGCGGCCATTCGCCGGTGCTGGTGTTCGACGACGCCGACATCGATCGCGCCGCGACCATGCTGGCCAAGTTCAAGGTCCGCAACGCCGGCCAGGTGTGCGTCTCGCCGACCCGCTTCTACGTGCAGAACGGCGCCTACGAGCAATTCCTGGCGCGTTTCTCCGACGTGCTCAAGAACATCAAGGTCGGCGACGGCCTGGAAGCCGGCACCGACATGGGCCCGCTGGCGCACGAGCGCCGCGTACCCGCCATGAGCGCCTTCATCGACGACGCCAAGAAGCATGGCGGCAAGGTGGTGGTCGGCGGCGGCCCGCTGGACCGCAAGGGCTTCTTCTTTGCCCCCACGGTGGTGACCGACCTGCCCGACAACTCCATGCTGATGACCGAAGAGCCCTTCGGCCCGGTGGCGCCGGTGGTCCGCTTCACCGACACCGATGAAGTGCTGGCGCGCGCCAACAGCCTGCCGTTCGGCCTGTCTTCCTACGTCTTCACCAATTCGCTGCAAACCGCCACCAAGGTCTCCAACGGCCTGGAAGCCGGCATGGTCAACATCAACCATTTCGGCAGCGCGCTGGCCGAGACGCCGTTCGGCGGCATCAAGGACAGCGGCATCGGCAGCGAAGGCGGCCTCGAAACCTTCGACGGCTACCTGGTGACGAAATTCATCACGCACATTTGA
- a CDS encoding AraC family transcriptional regulator, whose translation MSDPAAVEGGSLYAGLRDGVRVWRLDGCGAVATAARFVRHAFRPHTHDTFMFGLIERGAKTFQRERATYLAAPYSVSVVNPGDLHTGQRAAGEELRYRALYVPAQTLSDAVGMATAVGFQSGVIEDAGVFRAMVHAHDALVGGGTRLARDSLVLGALGLLASRHGGVATGDRTGAARPEIGRARALIEDRYADALSIASIAQEVALSPYHLMRQFRRQVGMPMHAYQLQVRIERARHLLARGEAPAHVALSVGFADQAHFSKRFKSLVGASPASYQRDVRRDLSGR comes from the coding sequence TTGTCTGATCCTGCTGCGGTCGAGGGTGGCAGCCTCTATGCCGGCCTGCGCGACGGTGTGCGCGTGTGGCGCCTGGACGGCTGCGGCGCCGTGGCGACCGCGGCGCGTTTCGTGCGGCACGCGTTCCGGCCGCATACCCACGATACGTTCATGTTCGGTCTCATCGAACGTGGCGCCAAGACGTTCCAGCGCGAACGGGCCACGTATCTCGCCGCGCCGTATTCGGTATCGGTGGTCAATCCCGGCGACCTGCACACTGGGCAGCGGGCGGCCGGGGAAGAACTGCGATACCGCGCGCTGTACGTGCCGGCGCAGACCCTGTCGGATGCGGTCGGCATGGCGACGGCCGTCGGGTTCCAGTCGGGCGTGATCGAGGATGCCGGCGTTTTTCGCGCGATGGTGCATGCACATGACGCGCTGGTAGGCGGCGGAACGCGCCTGGCCCGGGACAGCCTGGTCCTGGGCGCGCTGGGCTTGCTGGCGTCGCGCCATGGCGGCGTGGCCACCGGCGACCGGACGGGCGCCGCCCGGCCCGAGATCGGGCGGGCAAGGGCATTGATCGAGGATCGCTATGCCGACGCGCTGTCGATCGCTTCGATCGCGCAGGAGGTCGCGCTGAGTCCATACCATCTGATGCGGCAATTCCGCAGGCAGGTGGGGATGCCCATGCATGCGTATCAGCTGCAGGTCCGGATAGAGCGCGCGCGGCATCTCCTGGCCAGGGGGGAGGCGCCTGCCCACGTGGCGTTGAGCGTCGGCTTCGCGGACCAGGCCCACTTTTCGAAACGGTTCAAGAGTCTGGTTGGCGCATCGCCCGCCTCATACCAACGCGACGTGCGTCGCGATCTGTCGGGCCGTTGA
- a CDS encoding trans-sulfuration enzyme family protein yields the protein MSPYSDSYTRLAQAAVSPPESSYPVAPPLYQTASFATDEASVFLDMATRPLHSGFYTRYGNPTTRAFESAVADLEGGECALATASGMGAITAALFAFAARGDHVVAQRVLYGGTTGLLQNIAPQLGIDVTFVDQADVAGFAAAVRPNTRLFMLESPSNPMLRLTDLARLAEIARARGITTLADNTIASPINQRPLEFGIDLVMHSATKYLCGHGDVSAGVLVGDERRIKAVWEKAYLLGATLDPFAAWLVLRGLRTLPMRVARQNETALKVARYLEAHASVCAVHYPGLESHPQRALAQTQMSGHGGVLSFEVAGGMAQAERVVGALALAHRSASFGSFSTLVVHPAAMWAGMMTPEQLAASGLPPGLIRLGVGFESPAAIIDDLDTALAAAD from the coding sequence ATGTCTCCCTACTCCGACTCCTACACCCGCTTGGCGCAGGCGGCCGTTTCGCCGCCGGAAAGTTCGTATCCCGTGGCCCCGCCGCTGTACCAGACGGCCAGCTTCGCCACGGACGAGGCCAGCGTCTTCCTCGACATGGCGACGCGGCCCCTGCATTCGGGATTCTATACACGCTACGGCAACCCGACGACCCGCGCGTTCGAGTCCGCGGTGGCCGACCTGGAAGGCGGCGAGTGCGCGCTGGCGACCGCCTCGGGCATGGGCGCCATCACAGCGGCGCTCTTCGCGTTCGCGGCGCGGGGCGACCATGTGGTCGCGCAGCGCGTGCTATACGGTGGCACCACAGGACTATTGCAGAACATCGCCCCGCAGCTGGGAATCGACGTGACTTTCGTGGACCAGGCGGACGTGGCCGGGTTCGCGGCGGCCGTGCGGCCCAATACCCGCCTTTTCATGCTGGAAAGCCCGTCCAATCCAATGCTGCGACTGACCGACCTGGCGCGGCTGGCGGAAATCGCGCGGGCACGCGGCATCACGACGCTGGCGGACAATACGATCGCGTCGCCCATCAACCAGCGCCCCCTTGAATTCGGCATCGACCTCGTCATGCACAGCGCCACCAAATACCTGTGCGGCCACGGCGACGTGTCGGCAGGCGTGCTCGTTGGAGACGAGAGGCGCATCAAGGCCGTCTGGGAAAAGGCTTACCTGCTCGGCGCCACGCTGGACCCGTTCGCGGCCTGGCTGGTGCTGCGGGGCCTGCGTACGCTGCCCATGCGGGTCGCGCGCCAGAATGAAACGGCGCTGAAGGTGGCGCGGTACCTGGAAGCACACGCGTCGGTCTGCGCGGTTCACTACCCCGGCCTGGAAAGCCACCCGCAGCGGGCGCTGGCACAAACGCAGATGAGCGGTCACGGCGGCGTTCTCAGTTTCGAGGTGGCTGGAGGCATGGCTCAGGCCGAGCGAGTCGTGGGCGCGCTTGCGCTGGCCCATCGTTCGGCAAGCTTCGGGTCGTTCTCGACGCTGGTGGTGCATCCGGCGGCGATGTGGGCCGGCATGATGACACCGGAACAGTTGGCGGCCTCCGGGCTGCCGCCAGGTCTGATCCGGCTGGGAGTGGGTTTCGAGAGCCCTGCCGCAATCATCGACGATCTGGATACCGCGCTCGCGGCAGCCGACTGA
- a CDS encoding helix-turn-helix domain-containing protein produces MPDTEFATSAIAGADRYEQWRAALSDAFGPFEVHHGQAGQFAGHVRYVRRASLQFNDLHYQGQKLERTAGNVSRLDQEFYTFGLPLAGPLAVVQQGREFQVEPGCVYLMNQSLPYQATALGAGGYRSLSVSFPRSALSQRDSRIGPFYKLRVDDGSPRGAMLASYMDHLFKGLDGWSPAETAELGERLIDLIVLFLVQPGQGHASEADSSVTLAHRQRVLAYIRQHLADPALSPARVAQGCGVSVAYLHRIMRGGGMSVESFIFDERLERCRVLLLDPRHRHRGIAELAYQVGFSHPAHFSRLFKRRFGVSARALRART; encoded by the coding sequence ATGCCCGATACGGAATTCGCCACTTCGGCCATCGCCGGCGCCGATCGGTACGAGCAATGGCGCGCGGCGCTGTCGGACGCCTTCGGGCCGTTCGAGGTGCATCACGGCCAGGCCGGCCAGTTCGCCGGCCACGTGCGCTACGTGCGGCGCGCCAGCCTGCAATTCAACGACCTGCATTACCAGGGACAGAAGCTCGAACGCACCGCTGGCAACGTCTCGCGGCTGGACCAGGAGTTCTACACCTTCGGCCTGCCGTTGGCAGGGCCGCTGGCCGTGGTGCAGCAGGGGCGCGAATTCCAGGTCGAGCCCGGTTGCGTCTATCTGATGAACCAGAGTCTGCCGTACCAGGCCACCGCGCTCGGCGCCGGCGGCTATCGCAGCCTGAGCGTGTCGTTTCCGCGCAGCGCGTTGTCGCAGCGGGATTCGCGCATCGGTCCCTTCTACAAGTTGCGCGTCGACGACGGCTCGCCACGCGGCGCGATGCTGGCCAGCTACATGGATCATCTGTTCAAGGGATTGGACGGCTGGTCGCCGGCCGAGACAGCGGAGCTGGGCGAACGGCTGATCGACCTGATCGTGTTGTTCCTGGTGCAGCCGGGGCAGGGGCATGCCTCGGAAGCGGACAGCAGTGTGACGCTGGCGCATCGCCAGCGGGTGCTCGCATACATCCGTCAGCACCTGGCGGATCCGGCGCTGTCCCCGGCACGGGTGGCGCAAGGCTGCGGCGTGTCCGTGGCCTATCTGCATCGCATCATGCGCGGGGGCGGCATGTCGGTCGAATCGTTCATCTTTGACGAGCGGCTGGAGCGCTGCCGGGTTCTACTGCTGGATCCGCGCCATCGGCATCGCGGTATCGCCGAGCTGGCCTATCAGGTCGGGTTTTCGCATCCGGCCCATTTCAGCCGCTTGTTCAAGCGACGCTTCGGCGTATCCGCGCGCGCGTTGCGCGCGCGGACGTAG
- a CDS encoding alpha/beta fold hydrolase produces the protein MTNAPAQAARHTPASRYLRCEGRELHYTEWGRPDAPALIMWHGLARTGRDFDELAQALAGDYRIICPDTIGRGLSQWSPDPVAEYRLDFYARLARALLDGLGLDRVRWVGTSMGGATGMYAAATTLKDRISHLVVNDIGPSLPQPAIDRILAYAGNPPAFDTVTELETWLRAAYKPYGWQSDEQWRRMAETSMRRLPDGRVTAHYDPAIVGQFHHHPADYERWAEYDTLRMPLLLLRGADSDLLLPEVADAMTRRGPRARRIDFPDCGHAPALNVAPQIEAVRQFLATPAAAAAAGAL, from the coding sequence ATGACCAACGCGCCCGCACAGGCCGCTCGCCACACGCCGGCTTCGCGCTATCTGCGCTGCGAGGGCCGCGAGCTGCATTACACCGAATGGGGCCGTCCGGACGCCCCCGCGCTCATCATGTGGCACGGCCTGGCCCGCACCGGCCGCGACTTCGACGAGCTGGCGCAGGCGCTGGCCGGCGACTACCGCATCATCTGCCCGGACACGATCGGCCGTGGCCTGTCGCAATGGAGTCCCGATCCGGTGGCCGAGTACCGGCTGGATTTCTACGCCCGGCTGGCGCGCGCCCTGCTCGACGGCCTGGGGCTGGACCGCGTGCGCTGGGTCGGCACCTCGATGGGCGGCGCCACCGGCATGTACGCCGCCGCCACCACGCTCAAGGACCGCATCTCGCACCTGGTGGTCAACGACATCGGACCGTCGCTGCCGCAGCCGGCGATTGACCGCATCCTGGCCTATGCCGGCAACCCGCCGGCCTTCGACACCGTCACCGAACTGGAAACCTGGCTGCGCGCCGCCTACAAGCCATATGGCTGGCAGAGCGACGAGCAATGGCGCCGCATGGCCGAGACTTCGATGCGGCGCCTGCCCGACGGCCGGGTCACGGCGCACTACGATCCGGCCATCGTCGGCCAGTTCCACCACCACCCGGCGGACTATGAACGCTGGGCGGAATACGACACGCTGCGCATGCCGCTGCTGCTGCTGCGCGGCGCCGATTCGGACCTGCTGCTGCCCGAGGTCGCCGATGCCATGACCCGCCGCGGCCCGCGCGCGCGGCGCATCGACTTTCCGGACTGCGGCCACGCGCCGGCGCTGAACGTCGCGCCGCAGATCGAGGCCGTCCGCCAGTTTCTCGCCACGCCGGCCGCCGCCGCAGCCGCCGGCGCCCTCTAA
- a CDS encoding substrate-binding domain-containing protein produces the protein MKRILLATLAGLCLSSAAMAKDFVVAHVYDKTGPLEAYAKQTHNGLMLGLEYATQGTMTVAGRKIRVIEKDNQGKPDVARAQLASAYADDDADIAVGPTSSGVALAMLPIAEEYEKILLVEPAVADSITGDKWNKYIFRTGRNSSQDAIANAVAFDQPDTSIAMLAQDYAFGRDGVKAFKGALKQARIVHEEYLPANATDFTAGAQRLFDALKDKPGRKIIFILWAGAGNPFKIADLDPKRFGIEIATGGNTLAAMTPLKSLAGMEGATYYYYGIPRNPINDWLVAEHQKRYGQPPDFFTAGGMSAAIAIVTALNKSAGKSDTDTLIKTMEGMSFDTPKGKMTFRPEDHQAMQSMYHFRIKNDASVPWAVQDLVKEITPDQMAVPIQNKR, from the coding sequence ATGAAACGCATCCTGCTCGCCACGCTGGCCGGCCTGTGCCTGAGTTCCGCCGCCATGGCCAAGGACTTCGTCGTGGCGCACGTCTACGACAAGACCGGGCCGCTGGAGGCCTATGCCAAGCAGACCCACAACGGCCTGATGCTGGGCCTGGAATACGCCACGCAAGGCACCATGACGGTGGCCGGCCGCAAGATCCGCGTGATCGAGAAGGACAACCAGGGCAAGCCCGACGTCGCCCGCGCCCAGCTCGCCTCGGCCTATGCCGACGACGACGCCGACATCGCGGTGGGCCCGACCTCGTCGGGCGTGGCGCTGGCCATGCTGCCGATCGCCGAGGAGTACGAGAAGATCCTGTTGGTGGAACCGGCGGTGGCCGATTCGATCACCGGCGACAAGTGGAACAAGTACATCTTCCGCACCGGCCGCAATTCATCGCAGGACGCCATCGCCAACGCCGTCGCCTTCGACCAGCCGGATACCTCCATCGCCATGCTGGCGCAGGACTACGCGTTCGGCCGCGACGGCGTCAAGGCCTTCAAGGGCGCGCTCAAGCAGGCCAGGATCGTGCACGAGGAATACCTGCCGGCCAACGCCACCGACTTCACCGCCGGCGCGCAGCGCCTGTTCGACGCGCTCAAGGACAAACCGGGCCGCAAGATCATCTTCATCCTGTGGGCCGGCGCCGGCAATCCGTTCAAGATCGCCGACCTGGATCCGAAGCGCTTCGGCATCGAGATCGCCACCGGCGGCAACACGCTGGCCGCGATGACGCCGCTAAAGTCGCTGGCCGGCATGGAAGGCGCGACCTATTACTACTACGGCATCCCCAGGAACCCGATCAACGACTGGCTGGTGGCCGAGCACCAGAAGCGCTACGGCCAGCCGCCGGACTTCTTCACCGCGGGCGGCATGTCCGCCGCCATCGCCATCGTCACCGCGCTGAACAAGAGCGCCGGCAAGAGCGACACCGACACGCTCATCAAGACGATGGAAGGCATGAGCTTCGATACGCCCAAGGGCAAGATGACCTTCCGTCCCGAGGACCACCAGGCCATGCAGTCGATGTACCACTTCCGCATCAAGAACGATGCCTCGGTGCCGTGGGCGGTGCAGGACCTGGTCAAGGAAATCACGCCCGACCAGATGGCGGTGCCGATCCAGAACAAACGCTGA
- a CDS encoding ABC transporter ATP-binding protein yields the protein MLETQSLTIRFGGHVAVNAVSCRFAPGSLTAIVGPNGAGKTTYFNLISGQLRASAGSVHLNGRDLTGLSAPARMHAGLGRAFQLTQLFPRLTVRENVRLALQSRQQGLGWRQIRFWRTWDDDHALLARADALLERTRLTARRDQAAADLPHGDQRKLEIAMLIALEPQVFMFDEPTAGMSVDDVPVVLDLIREIKADASKTILLVEHKMDVVRELADRIVVLHNGELMADGEPAEVIASPIVQQAYLGAALPEKTT from the coding sequence ATGCTGGAAACCCAATCGCTCACGATCCGCTTCGGCGGCCACGTGGCCGTCAACGCGGTGAGCTGCCGCTTCGCGCCGGGCAGCCTGACGGCCATCGTCGGGCCCAACGGCGCGGGCAAGACCACCTATTTCAACCTGATCTCGGGACAGCTGCGCGCCAGCGCCGGATCGGTGCACCTGAATGGCCGCGACCTGACCGGGCTGTCGGCGCCAGCGCGCATGCACGCCGGCCTGGGACGCGCCTTCCAGCTGACGCAGCTGTTCCCGCGCCTGACGGTGCGCGAGAACGTGCGGCTGGCGCTGCAGTCGCGCCAGCAGGGCCTGGGCTGGCGCCAGATCCGCTTCTGGCGCACCTGGGACGATGACCACGCGCTGCTGGCGCGCGCCGACGCGCTGCTCGAACGCACCCGGCTGACGGCCCGCCGCGACCAGGCGGCGGCCGACCTGCCGCACGGCGACCAGCGCAAGCTCGAGATCGCCATGCTGATCGCGCTGGAGCCGCAGGTGTTCATGTTCGACGAGCCCACCGCCGGCATGAGCGTGGACGACGTGCCCGTGGTGCTGGACCTGATCCGCGAAATCAAGGCTGACGCATCCAAGACGATCCTGCTGGTGGAACACAAGATGGACGTGGTTCGCGAGCTGGCGGACCGCATCGTGGTGCTGCACAACGGCGAATTGATGGCCGACGGCGAGCCCGCCGAGGTGATCGCCTCGCCGATCGTGCAGCAGGCCTACCTGGGCGCCGCCCTGCCGGAGAAGACGACATGA
- a CDS encoding ABC transporter ATP-binding protein — protein MSAATLLELKDVHTHIGAYHILHGVHLSVPAAGVTMLLGRNGAGKTTTLRTIMGLWKATQGHIGFDGAVVGGPGVRTSPPDMARQGIAYVPENMGIFADLSVKENILLAARQARSAAQLDTARLEWIFGFFPALRKFWLYPAGKLSGGQKQMLAVARAIIEPRRLLLVDEPSKGLAPAIIQNMIDAFIELKQASTTILLVEQNFNFARQVGDHVAVMDNGRVVHAGGMAELAQDDALQTRLLGLSLGAHQ, from the coding sequence ATGAGCGCGGCCACCTTGCTGGAACTGAAGGACGTGCACACGCACATCGGCGCGTACCACATCCTGCATGGCGTGCACCTGTCGGTGCCGGCCGCGGGCGTCACCATGCTGTTGGGCCGCAACGGCGCCGGCAAGACCACCACGCTGCGCACCATCATGGGCCTGTGGAAGGCGACGCAGGGCCACATCGGCTTTGACGGCGCCGTGGTCGGCGGCCCGGGCGTGCGCACCTCGCCGCCCGACATGGCGCGCCAGGGCATCGCCTATGTGCCGGAGAACATGGGCATCTTCGCCGACCTGTCTGTGAAAGAGAACATCCTGCTGGCCGCGCGCCAGGCGCGCAGCGCCGCCCAACTGGACACCGCGCGGCTGGAATGGATCTTCGGCTTCTTCCCCGCGCTGCGCAAATTCTGGCTGTACCCCGCCGGCAAGCTGTCGGGCGGCCAGAAGCAGATGCTGGCGGTCGCGCGCGCCATCATCGAGCCGCGCCGCCTGCTGCTGGTCGACGAGCCCAGCAAGGGCCTGGCGCCCGCCATCATCCAGAACATGATCGACGCCTTCATCGAACTCAAGCAGGCCTCCACCACCATCCTGCTGGTGGAGCAGAACTTCAATTTCGCGCGCCAGGTGGGCGACCACGTCGCGGTCATGGACAACGGCCGCGTGGTGCACGCCGGCGGCATGGCCGAGCTGGCGCAGGACGACGCGTTGCAGACCCGCCTGCTGGGCCTGTCGCTGGGAGCCCATCAATGA
- a CDS encoding branched-chain amino acid ABC transporter permease gives MSAADIDTPLPQTRADLRPVLLVLALAAIALPLVGSFSTWVTLTFAGLAMGMIIFIVASGMTLVFGLMDVLNFGHGLFIAIGAYMAATVLGAMSDWTQSGSLWLNLAAVLPAMIVGMLVAGAVGVAFERVIVRPVYGQHLKQILITMGGMIIGEEIIKMLWGPQTLSLPLPDALRGALLVGDAAIEKFRLVALVVGVAVLGGMLWLLNRTKLGLLIRAGVEDREMVESLGYRIRHLFVGVFVAGSMLAGLGGVLWGLYQQSIVPQLGAQVNVLIFIVIMIGGLGSTVGCLIGALLVGLMANYTGFLMPKAALFSNIALMVAILLWRPQGVYPVTNR, from the coding sequence ATGAGCGCCGCCGACATCGATACGCCGCTGCCCCAGACCCGCGCCGACCTGCGCCCGGTGCTGCTGGTGCTGGCGCTGGCCGCCATCGCGCTGCCGCTGGTCGGTTCGTTCTCGACCTGGGTGACGCTGACCTTCGCCGGGCTGGCGATGGGCATGATCATCTTCATCGTGGCCTCCGGCATGACGCTGGTGTTCGGCCTGATGGACGTGCTGAATTTCGGCCACGGCCTGTTCATTGCCATCGGCGCCTACATGGCGGCCACGGTGCTCGGCGCGATGTCCGACTGGACCCAGTCCGGCAGCCTGTGGCTGAACCTGGCCGCGGTGCTGCCCGCCATGATCGTCGGCATGCTGGTGGCCGGCGCGGTGGGCGTGGCGTTCGAGCGCGTGATCGTGCGGCCGGTCTATGGCCAGCACCTCAAGCAGATCCTCATCACCATGGGCGGCATGATCATCGGCGAAGAGATCATCAAGATGCTGTGGGGGCCGCAGACGCTGTCGCTGCCGTTGCCGGACGCGTTGCGCGGCGCGCTGCTGGTCGGCGACGCTGCCATCGAGAAATTCCGCCTCGTCGCGCTGGTGGTCGGCGTGGCGGTGCTGGGCGGCATGCTGTGGCTGCTCAACCGCACCAAGCTCGGCCTGTTGATCCGCGCCGGGGTCGAGGACCGCGAGATGGTCGAAAGCCTGGGCTACCGCATCCGCCATCTGTTCGTCGGCGTGTTCGTGGCCGGTTCGATGCTGGCCGGCCTGGGCGGCGTGCTGTGGGGCCTGTACCAGCAATCCATCGTGCCGCAGCTGGGCGCGCAGGTGAACGTGCTGATCTTTATCGTCATCATGATCGGTGGATTGGGCTCGACCGTGGGCTGCCTGATCGGCGCGCTGCTGGTCGGGTTGATGGCCAACTACACCGGCTTCCTGATGCCCAAGGCGGCGCTGTTCTCGAACATCGCGCTGATGGTCGCCATCCTGCTGTGGCGCCCACAGGGCGTGTACCCGGTCACGAATCGCTAG